Proteins encoded together in one Ferroglobus placidus DSM 10642 window:
- a CDS encoding ABC transporter ATP-binding protein, which yields MSSLVFAVEVIDLKKNFGKTKALDGLTFRVKRGEVYALLGPNGAGKSTTLKILVGLLKPDGGVAKIDGVNVKNRAEVMKKVGYIPEEPILFPYLTAKEVLIYSAKLRGLKDYEDRIEHLLDVFSLEEDKIVAGMSKGMVQKLAACVAFLHEPEILIMDEPMANMDPESQHVFKKEIRRMKATALISTHQLSEVEKFCDRVGVISKGKLVAEVDINEIDELERFFLEVVK from the coding sequence TTGAGCTCGTTAGTGTTTGCGGTAGAAGTTATCGATTTAAAAAAGAATTTCGGAAAGACAAAGGCATTAGATGGACTGACGTTCAGAGTAAAGCGTGGAGAAGTTTACGCCTTGCTTGGTCCAAACGGAGCTGGGAAAAGCACGACTCTGAAAATCCTCGTGGGTTTGCTTAAGCCAGACGGAGGCGTTGCAAAAATCGACGGAGTGAACGTGAAAAATAGAGCGGAAGTTATGAAAAAAGTCGGCTACATTCCCGAGGAGCCGATTCTCTTTCCGTATTTGACAGCCAAGGAAGTTCTGATTTACTCGGCAAAACTTAGGGGGCTTAAAGATTACGAAGACAGAATCGAACACCTCCTCGACGTCTTTTCTTTGGAAGAGGATAAGATCGTAGCTGGCATGTCGAAGGGAATGGTTCAAAAGCTCGCAGCTTGCGTAGCTTTTCTTCACGAGCCGGAAATTCTGATAATGGACGAGCCGATGGCGAACATGGATCCGGAGTCGCAGCACGTATTTAAGAAAGAAATAAGGAGGATGAAAGCTACTGCTTTAATCTCCACTCACCAGCTTTCCGAGGTGGAGAAGTTCTGCGATAGAGTTGGAGTAATATCCAAGGGAAAACTTGTTGCGGAAGTCGATATTAACGAGATCGACGAACTTGAACGCTTTTTCTTAGAGGTGGTAAAGTGA
- a CDS encoding RNA-binding protein: protein MDTANDFRILIAERGALELEKALQNVKVQKRKELAGLAGKIKNELQVLKYSYMPPDELAKASESIVRTSEEILNALQKAEEDFNRKIAEYWLNYLISLPDLFKRGEIDKIGFAVRYFSGDVISASKISDKLWLCVVDCGKRFNVVTNSEKLANSESVVVSYLPPRKFGNVISEGMFVDATFEKKGELSFEEIKSMADKLGEVEAILYQILRG from the coding sequence ATGGACACTGCAAACGACTTCAGAATTCTCATAGCTGAAAGAGGTGCGTTGGAGTTGGAAAAAGCTTTGCAGAATGTTAAGGTTCAGAAAAGAAAGGAGCTTGCTGGTTTAGCTGGAAAGATTAAAAACGAGTTGCAGGTTTTGAAGTACTCCTACATGCCTCCTGACGAACTCGCTAAGGCTAGTGAGAGCATCGTTAGAACTTCTGAGGAAATCCTCAACGCTTTGCAGAAAGCCGAGGAGGATTTTAACAGGAAAATTGCAGAGTACTGGCTCAACTATCTTATTTCCCTCCCGGATCTGTTTAAGAGAGGTGAGATCGACAAAATCGGATTTGCAGTGAGATACTTTTCTGGAGATGTAATTTCGGCAAGCAAAATATCCGACAAGCTCTGGCTTTGCGTCGTTGATTGTGGAAAGAGATTTAACGTCGTCACGAACTCGGAAAAACTTGCGAATTCGGAGAGTGTTGTTGTTAGCTACTTGCCACCAAGAAAGTTTGGAAATGTTATCAGCGAAGGCATGTTCGTCGACGCGACATTCGAAAAGAAGGGAGAGCTCAGCTTTGAAGAAATAAAGAGCATGGCTGACAAGCTCGGAGAGGTCGAAGCGATTCTCTACCAAATTTTGAGGGGGTAA